GCCGCTTTCGACGCCGTTCTGATTGACCTCGCTCACCAGATCGTGCGCGACGGCGAGGGGGCGCGCAAGTTCGTCACGATCGCCGTCGGTGGTGCGCAAAACGATGTCGCGGCGCGCAAGATCGGTCTGGCGATCGCCAATTCGCCGTTGGTTAAAACGGCGATCGCGGGCGAGGACGCCAATTGGGGGCGGATCGTGATGGCCATCGGCAAGGCCGGCGAGGCCGCCGACCGCGACCGCATCGCCATCGCCATCGGCGGCGTCGAGATCGCCCGCGACGGCGAGGCCGTGCCCGATTACGACGAAACCCCCGTCGCCCGGCACATGAAGGGGCAGGAAATCGACATCGCGGTGGACGTCGGCGTGGGGACGGGGGCGGCCACGGTGTGGACCTGCGACCTGACCCACGGCTACATCGACATCAACGCCGATTACCGTTCGTAATCGTAAGAACCCTGGAACGGAGTGACGCGCATCATGGATTATGCTTGCTTCACCGCGGATAAGGGCTGGCGCGGGCAGACGTTGGAAGCGCCCCGCCTGCGCCTGCGCGCGCCCCGCACCGAGGATGCCCGGGCTCTTGCCGAACTGGCCAATGACCCTGAGGTCGCGCGCTATACCACGCGCGTTCCCCATCCCTATGAATTGGACGATGCGCGGCTTTTTCTCGAACAGGCGCTTCGTCGCACGGCGGGGTGCGAAACGGGGCGAGGTTATGCCTTCGCCGTGGAAAAGCGGATTGGGGAGGATTTGATCGGGGTCATCGAAATCGACCCCCAGGACGAAGGGCGCGGCGGTGTGATCGGCTATTGGCTGGGCAAGTCCCACTGGGGCCGGGGGTTCGCCACCGAGGCGCTCAAACGGGTGGTCTCGTTTGCTTTCACCAGTCTCGGTATGGACTGGCTACGCGCCGGGACGCACCCTAAAAACCCCGCCTCGGCGCGGGTTTTGGAAAAAGCGGGATTTTCTTTCAAGGGGATGGATACCGCCTTTCCCGGCCACGACAAACCCGTCGAGGCGCGCGCCTATCGCCTCGCGCGCGGTGACTGGCATCGGCGCGAGGCCACGAAACCGCGCCTTTTGGTCGCCGCCGCCGCCCTGCTCGACGGCGATGGGCGGGTGTTGCTGTGCAGCCGTCCCGAGGGCAAAACCATGGCCGGTCTGTGGGAATTTCCCGGCGGTAAGGTCGAGGGTGCGGAAACACCCGAGGCGGCCCTGGTGCGCGAACTGAAGGAAGAATTGGGGATCGATATTTCGCAAAGTTGTCTTGCCCCGCTGACCTTCGCATCGCACAACTATGACGATTTTCACCTGTTGATGCCGCTCTATATCTGTCGGGCTTGGAAAGGAGCGGCGCACCCCAAAGAAGGGCAGCGTCTGAAATGGGTGCGCCCGATGCGCCTCGCCGACTATCCGATGCCGCCCGCCGATATTCCCCTAGTCGCTTTGTTGCGGGATTTCCTGTAAAGTAGGGGAGGGTAGTCGAGTAGGTTTACGAAAAAATAGGAGGCGCGTAATGACGAAAGACAAAAATGACGCACCACAAAATCCGACGGCGTGCCTGATCATTATTGGCAACGAAGTGCTTAGTGGACGCACGCAGGACGCGAATCTCGCCTATCTCGCCCAAGGTCTGAACGATGTCGGCGTGCGTCTCGCCGAGGCCCGTGTCATCCCCGACGTCGAGGCGATCATCGTCAAAACCCTCAATCAATGCCGGAAGGCCCATACCTACGTGTTTACCACCGGGGGCATCGGGGCGACCCACGACGACATCACGGCCGAGGCCGTCGCCAAGGCCTTCGGGCGACCGCTGTTGTGTGACGCCCGCGCCGTCAAGGCGCTTGAAGAACATTATGGCGATCGCCTCAACGATGCGCGTTTGAAAATGGCTGAAATGCCCGAGGGGGCGGAACTGATCGACAACCCGGTCAGCCACGCGCCGGGCTTTCATATCGGCAATGTGTACGTTTTTGCGGGCGTGCCTAAAATCATGCAGGCCATGTTCGACGGCGTCAAACATACCCTAAAAGGGGGTGCGGTGTGGCGTGCGCGGAGTCTTTCCACCGATCTTACCGAAGGGGTGATCGCCGGAGAGATGGCCCTGCTGCAGGACGATCACAAAGATGTTGAAATCGGTAGTTACCCCCACTTCAAGGACGGTCGTTTGGGGGTCGCCTTGGTGGTTCGGGGCGCCGACGCCGGGGCTATCGACGAAACCGTGGCGGCGTTGGAAGCGATGGTTCGCGCACACGATGGCGCGGTGTTTGAGGACCCCCCCTAGTGGTTTGAGTTTAACATTTGAGTCCGATGCAATTGGACACAAATGTGTGAAGAAATCAAACTGCAACAAAAAGATAGATAGTGGTCGGCCCGATGGTTCGCGGGAGCGAAACGTCGGAGTCGATCCCCTAGCGCGTAATCGTAAAATTCGCCGGGTCGAGGCGGTCCTGCCAACCAAAACGCACCAGCTCGGGGTCGATGTGCTCTTCCTCGGGGTAGCCGATACACAGGTAGGCGATCAATTTCCAGTCGTCCGGCACGTCGATGATGCGCGCCGCCTCCATCGGGTCGATGATCGATATCCAACCCACCCCGATGCCGCGCGCCCGCGCCCCTAGCCACAGCGTTTGCACCGCGCCGACCACCGAATAATCCATGGTTTCGGGCATCGTCTTGCGCCCCAACCCATGGCCGGTCGAGGTCTCGGGTTGGCAAAACACGGCCAGCTGTTCGGGGGCCCGATCCATGCCGGAAAGCTTCAGCGTGGCGTAAAGTCGGGCCTGCGCGCCGTGGTAGTCGTTTAAGGCGTCCTTGTTGCAGGCCTCGAACAGATCGCGCATGGCGCGGCGACGTTCGCCATCGTTGATCTTGGCGAAGCGCCAGGGCTGGCTGTTGCCCACCGACGGGGCCAACGCCGCCAGGGCGATCAGCTCGTCGATCGCACCTGCGGGCAGGGCGTCGGAGCGAAACCGGCGCACGTCGCGCCGCCACTGGAACAACTGCGTCAATTGGGCGTAAAAGGCGTCGTCAAATACGGGCGCGGCGGATGTGTCTGTACTCATGGCGCACACTGTAGCGGCGCAAGGTGCGCCAAGACAACGCCAAACCGTACCTCACCGTGAAAACGCGATGAAAATGCGTCGCGAGGCGAAATTGTCGCACGCCGTCGATTGGCGCTTGCCTCCGGGCGGGCCGTCGCGATAGGTTCAGCCCACCACCCCGGTTCAGTGCCCGCTTGGCGGAATTGGTAGACGCAACGGACTTAAAATCCGTTGTCCTTCGGGACGTGCCGGTTCGAGTCCGGCAGCGGGCACCAGAACCTTTGCGGCCATCGCGTTTTGTTCGCGGCGCGCGGCATGTTTTCACCATGCGTCGCCCGATCGCGGTCGCCCTCAGGCGATGGAAAAGGCGAGGGTTTGGCTGATTTGAATCAATGGGCGCGCACTTTCACGGCGCCATGTATCCAAGGCGGTTTGTAAGGCGGAGAAGTCTTTCGCCGAGTTGGGCGCTTTGGCGACGACGCCCTCGCGGGCGAGAGCCTTTAGGACGTCGGTGGAAAAAACCATCGTATCGACCCCCATGCGCCGGAGCATGATTTGTCCCGTTTTCCCGCCCATCCGCGACGCACCTTTTCGCAAGGCGCGCAGGTTGTCGCAGTACTCGGCGTTTCGCCAACCGGCGAAAAAGGCGCCGACGCTTCCGTGTTCACCTTCGAGGGTCAGCAGATAGCGCGCATTTTCGCCCACGGATTTCATTTTCGCCGCATTGGCGATTAGGCCTGGGGTGGCGAGCAAGGTGTCCAGATCCTCCTCGCTCATCATCGACCAGCGGTTGACGTCGAAGCCTTCGAAAACCTCTTCGAAACGAGGCCATTTGTTCTCGACCAGTTGCCAATTGAAGCCGACCTGAAAGATGGCCTTGGTCATCTCCGAGAGCCAGCGCTCGGCGGGCGTGGCTTCGATTTCTTCGGGCGGGCGTGGGGCGAGGAGCAGGCGCTCCAGTTCGTTCTCGCCTCCCTTTCGATTGGCCGCATCCTCGAAAATATCGCGAAACGGTCGCATGCATCTTCTCCCGTAACGTTAGGCGACTTTCCCATGGTGGGATGGACAAAACACGGCCCCCATGCCCGGGCGGCGTGGGCAAAAATGGGGCAAAAATGGGGAAAGACGGAGTGATGTGGCGTCAGGACAGTTTGAGCTCCGTCTTCAAAAAAGAAATAATATCATCGGATTCGTACAGCCATTTTACGTCGTTAGGGCCCTTCTCGATGCGCAGGCAGGGGACCTTGTGTCGTCCGCCTTCCCGGGTCAATTCAGCCTTGAACGTCGCATTGTTTTGGGCGTCTCTCAGCTCGATATTCAGGGCGTGTTTCCTGAGTTGTCGCCGGACTTTTACGCAAAACGGGCAGGCCTTGAATTGGTAAAGGGCCATGTTCGCCGTCAAGGCGTCGATCGCATCTTGCTCTCTTTTTTCTCGAACGACGGGCTTGGGTCCGGTCAGAAAATCCATCGCAAGGATGAGGCGACCTAATATCATCCGAATAAACTTCATAATTGTTTCCTATAAGCATGTCAATTAATCCCACTTTATACATTGCTTCGCGAGATATGGTAGAACCTTATGGGAGATCGCCGTGCGGACGAACATCCTATGGGCGCGATAATGGTTTGTTCTATCCCGCCCGTAAGCCTATGCGGACCGGGAAACGATGGCCGGAGTCGAAGGGGCGCCTAGGCGTGCGTTAGCGCGGGTCGTTTTTGTTTCCCGATGTGTTTGTTTCCCGATGTGATAATGTGCCCGGTGTGAGGGTCCGCGCGCGCGGGCGGGTAAACGACGCGACCGACGGAGGCGTGGATATGCATCAAGCAGTGGACCTTCACGCGGTGACATCCTTTCAGATGGCCATGACCTACGCCTTGATCGTCGGGGCGTTCGCCCTTTACGCCTGGGGCAAGGTGTCGATCGAGGTGGTGTCCCTCGGCGTGCTCAGTGCGGTATTGATCTTTTTTTATGTTTTCCCCGTGATCGGGGCGGACGGGCGTAACCTGCTGGGGCCCGAACGGTTGTTGTCCGGCTTCGCCAATCCGGCCTTGATTACCGTGCTGGCGCTTTTGGTGATCGGTCAGGGGATGGTGCGCACCGGGGTTCTCGATCAGGGGGCGCGAATAATTTTGGCGTGTTGCGGGGATTCTCCTCGGATCACGGTCGGCGTGGCGTTGCTTTGCGTGTTGGTGGTCAGCGCATTTTTGAACAACATTCCGGTGGTTGTGATCTTTATTCCGATCATGCAGGCGATCGCCGCTAAATTTTCGATTTCCTCCAGCAAGTTGATGATGCCGCTCAGTTTCGCTTCGATCCTGGGGGGGATGACGACGCTGATCGGGTCGGCCAGCAACCTGTTGGTCAACAGCGCCCTGATCGATATCGGCCAACGTCCCTTTGCTTTTTTCGATTTTACCGTGCCGGGGTTGGTCTTGGCGGCGGTCGGCATGGTCTTTCTTCTTACCGTGGCGCCCCGTCTGCTCCGTGCACGGGAAAACCTGACCAGCCAAATTCTCGACGGCGCGGGTCGGCAGTACATCGCGCAGATTACCGTGAGCCCCGATTCGAATCTGGTCGGCAAAAAAACCATTGGGGGGATATTCCCCGATCTGACCGACATGACCCTGCGGTTGGTTCAGCGCGGCGAGGAGGGCCTGTTGCCGCCTTTCGAGGATTACCAGGTTCGTCCCGGCGATGTTTTGGTGGTGGCCGCGACCCGTCAGGCGCTGAGCGACGCCCTGACCCATGACCCATCGCAGCTCTATCCCGACCTGACCCACACCCAGGCCCAGGGCGCCGCCGGGGACGAAACCAAAACCGAAACCGAGGATGAACGGCCTTGGCATCAAGGCGAACGGATGCTGGCCGAAGTCATGGTCGCCCCGGCGTCGCGCCTGATCGGCCAAACGTTGCCGCAAATCGGGTTTCGCTTTCAAACCCGGTGCATCGTGCTCGCGATACAGCGCCGTTCGCGCATGATCCGAAAGCGCCTGACCGATATCCGCTTGCAAGACGGGGACGTCCTTTTGCTGCAGGGCAGCCCCGCCGACATCGAAAAATTACGTACGAACCGCGATGTCGTCCTTTTGGAGTGGTTGGCCGCAGAGTTGCCTGCGGTTCACCATGCCCGGCGGGCGGCGTTCATCCTTTTGGGTGTCGTGCTCGCGGCGGCGACGGGGGTGGTGCCGATCGTTATCGCCGCGCTTGCCGGGGTGACCGCGATGCTCGCCAGTGGCGTATTGAATTTACGTCAAGCCGGGCGTGCGATCGACAGCAAAATCCTGACCATGATCCCGCTCGCCCTGGCGTTGGGCGCGGCGCTGAATGCCACGGGCGGGGCGATATGGCTGGTGAAACAGTTGACCCAGGCCCTGGGCGGCGCACCGCCGGTGGTTATTTTGTCGTTATTTTTTCTTGTTATGGTCGTCCTCACCAACGTGATCAGTTCGAAAGCGATGGCGGTTCTCTTCACGCCGATCGCTGTCGATATGGCGCTCGCCACGGGTAGCCCCGTCGAGGCCTTCGCCGTCGCGGTGGTTTTGGCCGCCAATTGTTCGTTTGCGTCCCCCATAGGCTATCAGACCAATCTGCTTGTGATGGGGCCGGGACATTACCGGTTTTCCGATTTTGCGCGCGTGGGCGTCCCGGTGATTGTGGTTGTCTGGTTGGCGTTCAGCGTGTTCGTGCCCTGGTATTACGGGATGATGTTTCCGTAG
This genomic window from Varunaivibrio sulfuroxidans contains:
- a CDS encoding glutaredoxin family protein; this encodes MKFIRMILGRLILAMDFLTGPKPVVREKREQDAIDALTANMALYQFKACPFCVKVRRQLRKHALNIELRDAQNNATFKAELTREGGRHKVPCLRIEKGPNDVKWLYESDDIISFLKTELKLS
- the bluB gene encoding 5,6-dimethylbenzimidazole synthase, whose amino-acid sequence is MSTDTSAAPVFDDAFYAQLTQLFQWRRDVRRFRSDALPAGAIDELIALAALAPSVGNSQPWRFAKINDGERRRAMRDLFEACNKDALNDYHGAQARLYATLKLSGMDRAPEQLAVFCQPETSTGHGLGRKTMPETMDYSVVGAVQTLWLGARARGIGVGWISIIDPMEAARIIDVPDDWKLIAYLCIGYPEEEHIDPELVRFGWQDRLDPANFTITR
- a CDS encoding (deoxy)nucleoside triphosphate pyrophosphohydrolase, translated to MDTAFPGHDKPVEARAYRLARGDWHRREATKPRLLVAAAALLDGDGRVLLCSRPEGKTMAGLWEFPGGKVEGAETPEAALVRELKEELGIDISQSCLAPLTFASHNYDDFHLLMPLYICRAWKGAAHPKEGQRLKWVRPMRLADYPMPPADIPLVALLRDFL
- a CDS encoding SLC13 family permease, with amino-acid sequence MHQAVDLHAVTSFQMAMTYALIVGAFALYAWGKVSIEVVSLGVLSAVLIFFYVFPVIGADGRNLLGPERLLSGFANPALITVLALLVIGQGMVRTGVLDQGARIILACCGDSPRITVGVALLCVLVVSAFLNNIPVVVIFIPIMQAIAAKFSISSSKLMMPLSFASILGGMTTLIGSASNLLVNSALIDIGQRPFAFFDFTVPGLVLAAVGMVFLLTVAPRLLRARENLTSQILDGAGRQYIAQITVSPDSNLVGKKTIGGIFPDLTDMTLRLVQRGEEGLLPPFEDYQVRPGDVLVVAATRQALSDALTHDPSQLYPDLTHTQAQGAAGDETKTETEDERPWHQGERMLAEVMVAPASRLIGQTLPQIGFRFQTRCIVLAIQRRSRMIRKRLTDIRLQDGDVLLLQGSPADIEKLRTNRDVVLLEWLAAELPAVHHARRAAFILLGVVLAAATGVVPIVIAALAGVTAMLASGVLNLRQAGRAIDSKILTMIPLALALGAALNATGGAIWLVKQLTQALGGAPPVVILSLFFLVMVVLTNVISSKAMAVLFTPIAVDMALATGSPVEAFAVAVVLAANCSFASPIGYQTNLLVMGPGHYRFSDFARVGVPVIVVVWLAFSVFVPWYYGMMFP
- a CDS encoding DNA-3-methyladenine glycosylase I, translated to MRPFRDIFEDAANRKGGENELERLLLAPRPPEEIEATPAERWLSEMTKAIFQVGFNWQLVENKWPRFEEVFEGFDVNRWSMMSEEDLDTLLATPGLIANAAKMKSVGENARYLLTLEGEHGSVGAFFAGWRNAEYCDNLRALRKGASRMGGKTGQIMLRRMGVDTMVFSTDVLKALAREGVVAKAPNSAKDFSALQTALDTWRRESARPLIQISQTLAFSIA
- a CDS encoding competence/damage-inducible protein A, whose protein sequence is MTKDKNDAPQNPTACLIIIGNEVLSGRTQDANLAYLAQGLNDVGVRLAEARVIPDVEAIIVKTLNQCRKAHTYVFTTGGIGATHDDITAEAVAKAFGRPLLCDARAVKALEEHYGDRLNDARLKMAEMPEGAELIDNPVSHAPGFHIGNVYVFAGVPKIMQAMFDGVKHTLKGGAVWRARSLSTDLTEGVIAGEMALLQDDHKDVEIGSYPHFKDGRLGVALVVRGADAGAIDETVAALEAMVRAHDGAVFEDPP